The DNA segment GGCCAGAGTATCGAAGCCGATATCGATTTCGGCGACCGATTCGGCGACGCCCTGCAACGCCAAATCCAGCGCTCCGCCTTCAGGCAGCCAATATTCGCCCGGTTTAAGGCCCGGCAGGCTGTCGGGGGTCCTAAAGGCGCGCAATTGCCGATAGTGCTGGCGCGACAGAAAACGCAGCTCCATGCCCCAGGCCACCAAATCCTGCAACGTTGGATTCAGTTCCGGCGGCCGCTCGCCGCGAATGTAGCCCACCGTGTTTAAGCCCAAAGCGCGGCCGGCGAAGGCCAAGGCATGCAAATGGTTGGAATAGGCTCCGCCCATGCTGAGTACGGTATCGGCGCCCCGATGCAACGCATCGTTCAGGCTGTATTTGAGTTTGCGCCATTTATTGCCGGACACGACCGGGTGCAACAAATCGTCGCGCTTCAACCAAAGCTGGATACCGCACCCGGACACGATCGCATCGTCGATCAGGGTCAACGGCGACGGCTGCAATTGAGTTTGAAAGGCTTGCAGCCGCGGATGTAAGCCGCTCACTGCGCCGTTTTGATCGCCCAGGCCACATCGATGGCCTGGCGATTGGCTTTGACGTCGTGCACTCTAAACATCCGCACGCCGGCCATCACGCCCAGGGCCGTGGTTACCGCCGTAGCGGTGACTAGCTCGGCGGGTTGTTCGACATTGCAGATATTGCCCATAAAGCGCTTGCGGCTGGCGCCCAACAGCACCGGATACCCCATCGCAACAAACCGCTGCAGATGCGCCAATAGCTGCAAATTATCCTGCTTACGCTTGCCGAAACCGATACCGGGATCGATGGCGATATTCTGCGCCGCAATCCCGGCATTCAAAGCCGCATCGATGCGTTGTTGCAAGGCTGCCGCCACCTCCTCGACGACATTCTCGTAGCAGGGGTTCTCCTGCATGGTTTTCGGCTCGCCTTGCATGTGCATCAGAATGATGGGCATGCCGCTGCGGGCGGCGAAAGCCAACATATCACTATCGCCCTGCCCGGCCGATACGTCGTTGATGATATCGGCGCCGGCATCGCGAGCGGCCGCCGCCACTTGGCTGGACATGGTATCGATGCTGATTCTGAGCGTCGGATCGAGTTGGCGAATTGCACGAATAGCCGGTACTACCCGGCGAATTTGCTCTTCCGCGGTGACCGGATCGGAGCCGGGCCGGGTCGACTCGCCGCCGACGTCAATGATGTCGGCACCCTCGGCGATCATTTTCTCGGCTTGGCTCACGGCTGCCGCCACACCGGTAAACTTGCCGCCGTCGGAAAAACTATCCGGAGTCACATTGAGTATCCCCATCAACTGGGGCCTGGCGGTGGGATTGAACATGTGGAAAAACTCCTCGAAGACAGCCGGATAGTTTACCGCCTTGGAGTCGTTTTGGGGTTACCGGCCGCAACAGCCGGTTGGGATACCGCCCCGCGCCAAGCGGCGAGAGGCGGTCGGGCTCGCTTAAGCCCTGAGCAAGGCCTTGACCAGTCTCTCCGACAGCTGTTCCTCAACGAATTGCGGTTCATTTGGCGGATATAACGAGACCTCATCAATCTCAAAACCGTATTCCTTGCCCAGTAAAATCAACTCTTTGATTTTCAAGCAAGCTTTGAGCTTTTCTTTCAAAGCCTCATCGGCTTTGGCTTTCTCGGAAAATTCTTTGATAACCTTTACTGACATTGTTAACTCCGTGATAACACTAAAAATGGATAGAATCCATTTACACGGAAGCAAAATTTCTGCCAGTTGTGAAATCGGAAATACCGCTGCTTTCGCGGCGCTTTAACGGGACCCGCTAACCGGGTTCAATATTTTCCCTTACAAATCCTAGTAAATTTGTCGCAAACCCAACAATGCGACAAATCAGCAAACCGCCCGCCAATTAGTCGGTCGCAGCCACCCGCCGATACGCGGAATGGTAGTAAAGCAACGGATCACCATCGCGGCAGACAACGCGGTCCACTTCGCCGATCACCACCCAATGGCTTCCGGCCTGGATTTGCTGCACCACCCGACATTCCAAAGCCGCCAGTGCTTCGTCCAAGACCGGCGCACCGTTTTCTCCGGCTTGCCAGGGTACGGCAGCAAACCGCTGCTCCTGCGTGGTACTGCCGGCAAACTGGTTGGAGACGTCTTCCTGGCTTTCGCCGAGGATATTGACCGCAAAGCGGCGACTCTCCAACAGCGCAGCGCCGGTATCGGTCGCCTGATTCAGGCACACCAGAATTTGCGGCGGCTCCAGCGATACGCTGCTGAAGGCGGTCGCGGTCATGCCCTTAGGCTGGTTTTCCCGGCTCAGAGTGGTCACCACCGTGACGCCGCTGGCCCATAATTTCAGCGCATTTTTGAATTGTTTGGCTTCGACACTCATGATGATTCACTTCCCGTAAGATTAATTTTCGCGATTGGCGGCCGCACAAAACCGGCAACGGCGCGGCCGTAGCCGGTGTTACGCCAATTATTCCGTCAATGTTTAGGCCGCATATGCGGGAACAGCAACACGTCGCGGATACTCGGCGAGT comes from the Methylomonas sp. EFPC3 genome and includes:
- a CDS encoding Nif11-like leader peptide family natural product precursor, whose translation is MSVKVIKEFSEKAKADEALKEKLKACLKIKELILLGKEYGFEIDEVSLYPPNEPQFVEEQLSERLVKALLRA
- a CDS encoding pyridoxal-phosphate dependent enzyme; this encodes MSGLHPRLQAFQTQLQPSPLTLIDDAIVSGCGIQLWLKRDDLLHPVVSGNKWRKLKYSLNDALHRGADTVLSMGGAYSNHLHALAFAGRALGLNTVGYIRGERPPELNPTLQDLVAWGMELRFLSRQHYRQLRAFRTPDSLPGLKPGEYWLPEGGALDLALQGVAESVAEIDIGFDTLAVACGTGTMLAGLIGAAPPGTELIGVAALKGGEFLIEDIQSLLDAGGAANDAVWRIVTEYHCGGFAKTTPQLLDFIVDFQRRHAIELEPVYTGKLLYALYDLIARGYFPVGHRIVAMHTGGLQGKRGNA
- a CDS encoding flavin reductase family protein; this translates as MSVEAKQFKNALKLWASGVTVVTTLSRENQPKGMTATAFSSVSLEPPQILVCLNQATDTGAALLESRRFAVNILGESQEDVSNQFAGSTTQEQRFAAVPWQAGENGAPVLDEALAALECRVVQQIQAGSHWVVIGEVDRVVCRDGDPLLYYHSAYRRVAATD
- the folP gene encoding dihydropteroate synthase, with the protein product MFNPTARPQLMGILNVTPDSFSDGGKFTGVAAAVSQAEKMIAEGADIIDVGGESTRPGSDPVTAEEQIRRVVPAIRAIRQLDPTLRISIDTMSSQVAAAARDAGADIINDVSAGQGDSDMLAFAARSGMPIILMHMQGEPKTMQENPCYENVVEEVAAALQQRIDAALNAGIAAQNIAIDPGIGFGKRKQDNLQLLAHLQRFVAMGYPVLLGASRKRFMGNICNVEQPAELVTATAVTTALGVMAGVRMFRVHDVKANRQAIDVAWAIKTAQ